A single Mastomys coucha isolate ucsf_1 chromosome X, UCSF_Mcou_1, whole genome shotgun sequence DNA region contains:
- the LOC116075203 gene encoding LOW QUALITY PROTEIN: nucleolar and coiled-body phosphoprotein 1-like (The sequence of the model RefSeq protein was modified relative to this genomic sequence to represent the inferred CDS: inserted 2 bases in 1 codon) — translation MADTGLRRVVPSDLYPLVLGFLRDNQLSEVASKFAKATGATQQDSNASSLLDIYSFWLKSTKAPKVKLQSNGPVTKKAKKETSSSDSSEDSSEEEDGARGLPTQKAAAPAKRASVPQHAGKAAAKASESSSSEASSDDEEGEDTKKKPVQQKAVKPQAKAGRPPPKKAESSESESDLSSEDEAPRTQKPKTAGAAKAQSKAPAKPGTPAKAQPKAANSKAASSCSRRRRRRSSSNSDGSEEEKAAAPPKRSAPEKQVVAKAPVKVAATPTQKSSSSEDSSSEEEEEQKKPMKKKAGPYSSVPPPPSAPLPKKPLGAQAPKKAAAQTRPADRREDSSDESDSSSEEEKKPPAKTAVSKTPAKPAPVKKRAESSSDSSDSDSSEEEAPAKPVSTTKSPLSKPAVPPKPSAAKAVAPPKQPAGGGQKPQSRKADSGSREEGTTKKGGTTPKAKVTAKGAPAKQAPQAAGDSSSDSDSSSSEEEEETAKPPAKKKAAGGAVPKPAPGKKAXXXXXXXXXXXXXEEEETEVKKRAAGTKPGSGKKRKQNEAAGETATPRAKKVKLQTPSTFPKRKKGGKGASSPFRRVRVEETEVDSRVVDDSFDAKRGAAGDWTERANQALKFTKGKSFRQEKMKKKKQQRGRGSISVQVNSVKFDSE, via the exons ATGGCGGATACCGGCTTGCGCCGCGTGGTTCCCAGCGACCTTTATCCCCTTGTGCTCGGCTTTCTGCGAGATAACCAACTCTCGGAGGTGGCCAGTAAATTTGCAAAAGCGACAGGCGCAACGCAGCAAGACTCCAATGCCTCTTCCCTCTTGGACATCTATAGCTTCTGGCTCAAGTCCACCAAAGCCCCAAAGGTGAAATTACAGTCAAATGGACCAGTGACCAAGAAGGCTAAGAAAGAGACTTCGTCCAGCGACAGCAGTGAGGACAGcagtgaggaagaggatggagccCGGGGACTTCCCACACAGAAGGCGGCCGCACCTGCCAAGCGAGCCAGTGTGCCTCAGCATGCTGGGAAGGCAGCAGCCAAAGCTTCGGAGAGCAGCAGCAGCGAAGCATCCAGTGATGACGAGGAGGGAGAGGACACAAAGAAAAAGCCGGTCCAGCAGAAAGCTGTTAAGCCCCAAGCCAAGGCAGGCAGACCTCCTCCGAAGAAGGCAGAGAGCTCTGAGTCTGAGTCTGACTTAAGCTCAGAGGATGAAGCGCCACGGACCCAGAAGCCAAAGACAGCGGGGGCAGCTAAAGCTCAGAGTAAAGCGCCAGCCAAACCAGGTACCCCAGCGAAAGCACAGCCTAAGGCAGCCAATAGCAAGGCAGCCAGCAgctgcagccgccgccgccgccgccgcagcagcagcaatagCGATGGCtcggaggaagagaaggcagctgCACCTCCCAAGAGATCGGCACCTGAAAAGCAAGTCGTGGCCAAGGCACCAGTGAAAGTAGCCGCCACCCCTACCCAAAAGAGTTCTAGCAGTGAAGATTCTTCcagtgaagaggaagaggaacagaaaaaACCCATGAAGAAAAAAGCAGGTCCCTACAGTTCCGTTCCACCGCCCCCTTCTGCTCCTCTGCCGAAGAAGCCCTTGGGAGCCCAGGCTCCGAAGAAAGCTGCTGCGCAGACGAGGCCTGCAGACCGCAGGGAAGACAGTAGTGATGAGTCTGATTCAAGTTCCGAGGAAGAGAAAAAACCTCCAGCTAAGACGGCCGTTTCCAAGACACCTGCCAAACCAGCTCCGGTGAAGAAGAGAGCGGAGAGCTCTTCGGACAGCTCCGATTCCGACAGTTCTGAGGAGGAAGCTCCCGCCAAGCCAGTCAGTACCACCAAGAGTCCCTTAAGCAAGCCAGCTGTCCCTCCCAAGCCATCTGCAGCAAAGGCAGTGGCACCTCCTAAGCAGCCTGCAGGCGGTGGCCAGAAACCTCAGAGCAGGAAGGCTGACAGCGGCTCTAGGGAGGAGGGAACCACCAAGAAAGGTGGGACAACCCCCAAGGCCAAGGTGACCGCTAAAGGGGCACCCGCCAAACAGGCTCCTCAGGCTGCTGGGGACAGCAGCTCGGACTCAGATAGTTCCAgcagtgaagaggaggaggagacagctaAGCCCCCAGCTAAGAAGAAGGCAGCAGGTGGAGCGGTTCCCAAGCCAGCCCCTGGGAAAAAAGC NNNNNNNNNNNNNNNNNNNNNNNNNNNNNNNNNNNNNGAAGAGGAAGAAACCGAAGTGAAGAAAAGGGCAGCCGGAACCAAGCCAGGTTCAGGCAAGAAACGGAAGCAGAATGAGGCAGCAGGTGAAACAGCAACTCCTCGAGCTAAGAAAGTTAAGCTCCAGACCCCCAGTACGTTtccaaaaaggaagaagggaggaaaaggggcATCTTCCCCTTTCCGAAGGGTCAGGGTGGAGGAGACTGAGGTGGACTCTCGCGTAGTTGATGATTCCTTTGACGCCAAGCGAGGTGCAGCTGGAGACTGGACCGAGCGAGCCAATCAGGCTTTGAAGTTCACCAAGGGCAAGTCCTTCCGCcaggaaaaaatgaagaagaagaagcagcagcgaGGCAGAGGCTCCATCTCTGTCCAGGTCAATTCCGTCAAGTTTGACAGCGAGTGA